A DNA window from Longimicrobiaceae bacterium contains the following coding sequences:
- a CDS encoding DUF4440 domain-containing protein, with translation MMRGFTAFAAAPLALVLSACAASTVAGPVDGPRSAASSASAGERDAVAAQRAWWRAFTLADTGYLRAHTASDASLTLSSGRTYDRADLIAESASHSTGGQMRLDWSEEAVRRPAPGVAVVTSVLAESVGVEVQRYRYLTLLTRRGGAWEMSMAQSTREAVFSPRVSVAVAGPLAHYAGSYRTPRGGLLRVVAAGDSALSLVEPSGTAIPLEPVGPATFEFTRLSPANGVVRMVFTRDATGAVTALNRLRPGGIETFPRVP, from the coding sequence ATGATGCGTGGATTCACGGCCTTCGCCGCCGCACCGCTCGCGCTCGTCCTCTCCGCGTGCGCCGCGTCTACCGTCGCTGGTCCGGTGGATGGGCCACGGTCCGCGGCCTCGTCGGCGTCCGCAGGAGAGCGGGATGCGGTGGCGGCGCAGCGCGCGTGGTGGCGGGCGTTCACGCTGGCGGACACGGGCTACCTGCGCGCCCACACGGCCTCCGACGCGTCGCTCACGCTCAGCAGCGGGCGCACGTACGACCGCGCGGATCTGATCGCCGAGTCCGCGAGCCACAGCACCGGCGGGCAGATGCGGCTCGACTGGTCGGAAGAGGCGGTGAGGCGGCCCGCGCCCGGAGTCGCCGTGGTCACCAGCGTGCTGGCGGAGAGCGTGGGTGTGGAGGTGCAGCGGTATCGGTATCTGACGCTGCTCACGCGGCGCGGCGGCGCGTGGGAGATGTCGATGGCCCAGAGCACCCGCGAGGCCGTGTTCTCGCCGCGCGTATCGGTTGCGGTCGCGGGGCCGCTCGCGCACTACGCAGGCAGCTACCGGACGCCGCGCGGCGGGCTCCTCCGCGTGGTCGCAGCCGGCGACTCGGCGCTGTCGCTCGTCGAGCCGTCGGGAACCGCGATTCCGCTGGAGCCAGTCGGGCCGGCGACGTTCGAGTTCACGCGCCTCTCGCCCGCGAACGGCGTGGTGCGGATGGTGTTCACGCGCGATGCGACGGGCGCGGTCACCGCGCTCAACCGCCTGCGGCCTGGCGGCATCGAGACGTTCCCGCGCGTGCCCTGA
- a CDS encoding YdcF family protein: MSLEEREARAAYPSDAIVVLGGGVKPDGTLPVVGRTRVHRAVELYRRGIAPRIIFTGRCGLMDDDPPVTEAAAMAEMARGMGLPDEALLLEEEAKDTLGNAYFVREQFLEPNGWRSIRVVTSDFHMSRAAWVFRKILGPGYDFSFMAAASGLSPHELIVRALEECKITIFLNEWLEALEDADEHAIDRLMSQEHPGYADAPLLTHEEMRRRLAAIDEINRAAGTQHWLTSAAPGGWNGRTERRGLGERRGVGPSRR, from the coding sequence TTGAGCCTGGAGGAACGGGAGGCCCGCGCCGCGTATCCGTCGGACGCGATCGTGGTGCTGGGGGGCGGCGTGAAGCCAGACGGCACGCTGCCCGTGGTGGGGCGGACGCGCGTGCACCGCGCGGTGGAGCTGTACCGCCGCGGCATCGCCCCGCGCATCATCTTCACGGGCCGCTGCGGGCTGATGGACGACGACCCGCCCGTCACGGAGGCCGCCGCGATGGCGGAGATGGCGCGCGGCATGGGCCTGCCGGACGAGGCGCTGCTGCTGGAGGAGGAGGCGAAGGACACGCTGGGCAACGCCTACTTCGTCCGCGAGCAGTTCCTGGAGCCGAACGGGTGGCGCTCCATCCGCGTGGTCACGTCGGACTTCCACATGTCGCGGGCGGCGTGGGTGTTCCGGAAGATCCTGGGCCCCGGCTACGACTTCTCGTTCATGGCCGCCGCGTCCGGCCTGTCGCCGCACGAACTGATCGTCCGCGCGCTCGAGGAGTGCAAGATCACCATCTTCCTGAACGAGTGGCTGGAGGCGCTGGAAGATGCGGACGAGCACGCCATCGACCGCCTGATGAGCCAGGAGCACCCCGGCTATGCCGACGCTCCGCTGCTCACGCACGAGGAGATGCGCCGCCGCCTGGCCGCCATCGACGAGATTAACCGCGCCGCGGGCACGCAGCACTGGCTCACCAGCGCCGCCCCCGGCGGCTGGAACGGACGCACCGAGCGCCGCGGGCTCGGCGAACGCCGCGGCGTGGGCCCCAGCCGGCGCTAG
- a CDS encoding glycosyltransferase → MICILHGYLLEGSGSNLWTRSIVESLCRQGETVHLMAQENHPERYGFIAEARRYLPDGAVETQYRAEPSTPGRCILHQPDLGDTLPVYVWDRYEQFGRVVPMVDLSDEEVEDYVERNTRALLRIVRDEGITAIHANHAVLMSVVAQRVRAETGVPFSVMPHGSALEFAVKRQERFHRMAVSAFADASIVFVHGEEMRERVRSILGAVPGLEAKFMDLHLGVDTSQFQPIPRSGRREMVARMAAALADTPRGRAPGHSAPMLARLRGDMRLDELREVLADEPAYDGKAPDADVEAKLDAVQWESDATLLFVGRLISTKGIQGVIVALPFILRERPDLRLVVVGHGPLRRPLEALLWALEHGERALVAEIVAWGRELEGAPEGEAEGTELTQAARFLEQVEARGETGAYFAAAREHVRPERVVFTGYLTHRELRFLFPCCDAAVFPSVVKEAGPLVFLEALASGTFPLGTYFAGMKASIDSVAESLPPGEGDAMKLDPAADRTVADIVRRVPAALDMGEKHKETLYRVARERFDWTSVARTLHRELEAL, encoded by the coding sequence ATGATCTGCATCCTGCACGGCTATCTGCTCGAAGGCTCCGGCAGCAACCTGTGGACGCGCTCCATCGTGGAGTCGCTGTGCCGCCAGGGCGAGACGGTGCACCTGATGGCGCAGGAGAACCACCCGGAGCGCTACGGCTTCATCGCCGAGGCGCGGCGGTATCTCCCGGACGGCGCGGTGGAGACGCAGTACCGTGCCGAGCCGTCCACGCCCGGCCGCTGCATCCTCCACCAGCCGGACCTGGGCGACACGCTGCCCGTGTACGTGTGGGACAGGTACGAACAGTTCGGCCGCGTGGTGCCCATGGTGGACCTCTCCGACGAGGAGGTGGAGGACTACGTGGAGCGGAACACGCGCGCCCTCCTCCGCATCGTCCGCGACGAGGGGATCACGGCGATCCACGCCAACCACGCGGTGCTGATGTCCGTCGTCGCGCAGCGGGTGAGGGCGGAGACGGGGGTGCCGTTCTCCGTCATGCCGCACGGCAGCGCGCTGGAGTTCGCGGTCAAGCGGCAGGAGCGCTTCCACCGCATGGCCGTGAGCGCCTTCGCCGACGCGTCCATCGTGTTCGTGCACGGCGAGGAGATGCGGGAGCGGGTGCGGTCCATCCTGGGCGCGGTGCCGGGGCTGGAAGCGAAGTTCATGGACCTGCACCTGGGCGTGGACACCAGCCAGTTCCAGCCCATCCCCCGCTCCGGCCGCCGCGAGATGGTCGCGCGCATGGCCGCCGCCCTCGCGGACACGCCGCGGGGCCGCGCCCCCGGCCACTCCGCGCCCATGCTCGCCCGCCTGCGCGGGGACATGCGCCTGGACGAGCTGCGCGAGGTGCTGGCGGACGAGCCGGCGTACGACGGCAAGGCGCCCGACGCGGACGTGGAGGCGAAGCTGGATGCCGTGCAGTGGGAGAGCGACGCCACGCTGCTGTTCGTGGGACGGCTGATCTCCACGAAAGGCATCCAGGGTGTGATCGTCGCCCTGCCGTTCATCCTCCGTGAACGCCCCGACCTCCGCCTCGTAGTGGTCGGCCACGGGCCGCTGCGCCGACCGCTTGAGGCGTTGCTGTGGGCGCTGGAGCACGGCGAGCGCGCGCTGGTGGCGGAGATCGTGGCGTGGGGCCGCGAGCTGGAGGGCGCCCCCGAGGGCGAGGCGGAGGGCACGGAGCTGACGCAGGCCGCCCGTTTCCTGGAGCAGGTGGAGGCCCGCGGCGAGACCGGCGCGTACTTCGCCGCCGCGCGCGAGCACGTGCGGCCCGAGCGCGTCGTCTTCACAGGCTACTTGACGCACCGGGAGCTTCGCTTCCTTTTTCCGTGCTGCGACGCGGCGGTCTTCCCGTCGGTGGTGAAGGAGGCGGGACCGCTCGTCTTCCTGGAGGCGCTCGCGTCCGGCACCTTCCCGCTGGGCACCTACTTCGCGGGGATGAAGGCCAGCATCGACTCCGTGGCCGAGAGCCTGCCGCCGGGCGAGGGCGACGCGATGAAGCTGGACCCCGCGGCGGACCGCACCGTCGCCGACATCGTGCGGCGGGTGCCGGCCGCGCTGGACATGGGCGAGAAGCACAAGGAGACGCTGTACCGCGTGGCGCGCGAGCGGTTCGACTGGACCAGCGTAGCGCGCACGCTGCACCGGGAGCTGGAAGCGCTTTGA